Proteins co-encoded in one Jeotgalibacillus malaysiensis genomic window:
- a CDS encoding methionine sulfoxide reductase A, whose amino-acid sequence MKFEKATFAGGCFWCMVKPFDQFDGIEKVVSGYTGGHVENPTYEDVKSGESGHREAVEITFNPDVFPYEQLLEIYWQQVDPTDDEGQFQDRGPSYRATVFYHNEDQKIKAEQSKQALANSGRFKKPVITPIEPASVFYPAEDYHQDFYKKDPEAYKKDRKQSGRDEFIEAHWEN is encoded by the coding sequence ATGAAATTTGAAAAAGCGACATTTGCAGGTGGCTGCTTCTGGTGCATGGTTAAGCCGTTTGATCAGTTTGATGGAATTGAAAAAGTGGTTTCGGGTTACACAGGTGGTCACGTGGAAAATCCAACTTATGAAGATGTAAAATCCGGAGAGTCAGGTCATCGTGAAGCAGTGGAAATTACATTTAACCCTGATGTATTTCCTTATGAACAGCTGCTTGAGATCTACTGGCAGCAGGTAGATCCGACTGACGATGAAGGACAGTTTCAGGACCGTGGACCGTCTTATCGCGCAACGGTTTTTTATCACAATGAAGATCAAAAAATTAAGGCTGAACAGTCTAAGCAGGCGCTGGCAAATTCAGGACGTTTCAAAAAGCCTGTTATTACCCCAATCGAGCCTGCTTCAGTATTTTATCCTGCTGAAGATTACCATCAGGATTTTTATAAAAAAGACCCTGAAGCCTACAAAAAGGACCGCAAACAATCAGGCAGAGATGAATTTATTGAAGCACACTGGGAAAATTAA
- a CDS encoding 6-pyruvoyltetrahydropterin synthase has translation MMQQIYPAPMHSFSYELNKDFHFSAAHAIPSDEAGKCRFVHGHTYYVNITVAGDDLDDAGFLINFKKIKQLVHDRFDHTLLNDDQLFSEDDSDRFPTTEVVARSIWEIIESHLRETDNQPTCLQVFLRETPTSYVLYRPKKEGNF, from the coding sequence ATGATGCAGCAAATCTATCCCGCTCCCATGCATTCATTTTCTTATGAATTAAATAAAGATTTCCACTTCTCAGCTGCACATGCTATCCCTTCTGATGAGGCAGGTAAGTGCCGCTTTGTACATGGACATACTTATTATGTTAATATCACCGTTGCTGGAGACGACCTGGATGATGCCGGTTTTTTGATTAACTTTAAAAAAATCAAACAGCTTGTACATGACCGTTTTGATCACACACTACTCAATGATGATCAGCTATTTTCTGAAGACGACTCTGACCGTTTTCCGACAACTGAAGTCGTTGCAAGATCTATTTGGGAGATCATCGAAAGTCATTTAAGAGAAACAGATAATCAACCGACATGCCTGCAGGTCTTTCTCAGAGAAACGCCTACAAGTTATGTCCTATATCGCCCAAAGAAAGAAGGGAACTTTTAA
- a CDS encoding homoserine kinase has protein sequence MSFSPFIVKTPASTANLGPGFDSIGLALPIYQTIAAAPAEKLSISYSQYDYHHLPTDESNLILKTIRQISVKSGKVCPGAELTVRSEIPLSKGLGSSAAAIAAGIVIADRLMKLELSLDHQIRLASEIEGHPDNVSASLAGGLTVSRFDDEGLSSVSLPAKGFSVIIMAPDSELETKESRGVLPANLTHGDAVLASAAANVMVAALITGEFQKAGQVMMKDTFHEPYRRTFFPNLDDIKKFACENGAFAVTISGAGPCISIFAEDAKVSAVYNLIKNKYAGYQAIKLKPSNQGTLCTEHHLNRLSV, from the coding sequence GTGAGTTTCTCTCCCTTTATCGTAAAAACGCCCGCGTCCACCGCTAATCTTGGACCGGGCTTTGATTCTATCGGTCTTGCATTACCAATTTATCAGACAATCGCTGCAGCGCCTGCTGAGAAATTGAGTATTTCCTACTCACAGTACGATTATCATCACTTACCGACAGATGAGTCTAACCTGATTTTGAAAACGATACGTCAAATCTCAGTGAAGTCCGGTAAAGTTTGTCCCGGTGCGGAATTAACCGTGCGTTCGGAAATTCCATTATCAAAAGGTCTTGGCAGCAGTGCAGCGGCTATCGCAGCAGGTATTGTCATTGCAGACCGCTTGATGAAGCTGGAGTTAAGCCTGGATCATCAGATTAGACTTGCTTCTGAGATTGAAGGTCATCCTGATAACGTGTCAGCTTCGCTTGCGGGTGGTCTTACTGTTTCTAGGTTTGACGATGAGGGGCTCTCAAGTGTCTCATTACCTGCAAAAGGTTTCTCAGTCATTATTATGGCTCCTGACTCAGAACTCGAAACAAAAGAATCAAGAGGTGTCTTGCCTGCCAATCTCACTCATGGGGATGCAGTGCTTGCAAGTGCCGCAGCAAATGTAATGGTAGCCGCATTAATAACCGGGGAGTTTCAAAAAGCCGGACAGGTCATGATGAAAGATACGTTTCATGAACCTTATAGGAGAACATTTTTCCCGAATCTTGATGATATCAAAAAATTCGCATGTGAAAATGGTGCTTTTGCGGTTACAATCAGTGGAGCAGGTCCATGTATCTCTATTTTTGCTGAAGATGCAAAGGTATCAGCTGTTTATAATTTAATTAAAAATAAATATGCCGGATATCAGGCAATTAAATTAAAACCTTCAAATCAGGGTACGTTATGTACAGAGCACCATCTGAACCGTTTGTCAGTTTGA
- a CDS encoding 7-carboxy-7-deazaguanine synthase: MEQTKKKFPVLEIFGPTVQGEGMVIGQKTMFVRTAGCDYSCSWCDSAFTWDGSAKDEINKMTAEEIYHELKATGGNLFNHVTISGGNPALLKNLSELVDLLHENDIQVALETQGSIWQDWFWNIDDLTLSPKPPSSGMKPNMGILDDIIEKLRKGSHDYSLKVVIFDELDLTFAEELHQRYPGVPFYLQVGNDQVHEEKDEKLIPNLISRYEWLIDQVMESSSLNQVRVLPQLHTYVWGNKRGV; encoded by the coding sequence ATGGAACAAACAAAAAAGAAGTTTCCTGTACTTGAGATTTTTGGACCGACTGTTCAGGGAGAAGGAATGGTCATTGGTCAGAAAACCATGTTTGTTAGAACGGCAGGCTGTGACTACAGCTGTTCATGGTGCGATTCTGCATTCACCTGGGATGGCAGTGCAAAAGACGAAATTAATAAAATGACTGCTGAAGAAATTTATCATGAACTAAAAGCAACAGGTGGGAACTTATTTAACCACGTAACGATTTCAGGTGGTAATCCAGCCCTGCTAAAGAACCTTTCTGAACTGGTGGACCTGCTTCATGAAAATGATATACAGGTAGCATTAGAAACACAGGGCAGTATTTGGCAGGACTGGTTTTGGAATATAGATGATCTAACGCTGTCACCAAAGCCGCCAAGCTCAGGTATGAAGCCCAATATGGGGATTCTCGATGATATCATTGAAAAGCTTCGTAAAGGGAGTCATGATTATTCATTAAAAGTGGTGATCTTTGATGAGCTTGATCTTACTTTTGCTGAAGAACTGCATCAGCGTTATCCGGGAGTACCTTTTTATCTTCAGGTTGGGAACGACCAGGTACATGAGGAAAAAGATGAGAAGCTAATACCAAACCTGATTTCACGCTATGAGTGGCTGATTGACCAGGTCATGGAAAGCAGCAGTCTGAATCAGGTTCGAGTACTGCCTCAGCTCCACACTTATGTGTGGGGGAATAAAAGAGGGGTGTAA
- a CDS encoding S-adenosylmethionine decarboxylase: protein MTLSHEKRIQLHEFNNLTKSLSFNMYDVCYTKSKQEREAYIAYIDEQYNADRLTKILTHVADIIGAHVLNVAKQDYVPQGASVTILVSEGPIVEVPTENYEESPGPLPSTAALHLDKSHITVHTYPEYHPHEGISTFRADIDVSTCGEISPLKALNYLIHSFDTDIMTMDYRVRGFTRDVDGHKLFIDHDINSIQNFIPKEIKKDYDMIDVNVYPENIFHTKCKLKDFDLNNYLFGYKKDSLSDDEASEITDKLKIEMDEIFYGKNMRAHPRDPSRNE from the coding sequence ATGACACTATCACATGAAAAAAGAATTCAATTGCATGAATTTAATAATTTGACGAAGTCACTCAGTTTTAATATGTATGACGTTTGCTATACAAAGTCCAAGCAGGAAAGAGAAGCTTATATTGCCTATATTGATGAGCAGTACAATGCTGACCGTCTGACGAAGATTTTGACTCATGTAGCTGATATTATAGGGGCTCATGTTTTAAATGTTGCAAAGCAGGATTATGTGCCGCAGGGAGCCAGTGTAACGATCCTGGTATCAGAAGGACCAATTGTTGAAGTTCCGACAGAAAACTATGAAGAATCTCCAGGTCCGCTGCCATCAACAGCAGCGCTGCACTTAGATAAAAGTCATATTACCGTTCATACGTATCCTGAATATCATCCGCACGAAGGGATCAGTACATTCAGAGCAGATATTGATGTATCAACATGTGGTGAAATCTCGCCGCTTAAAGCACTGAATTACCTGATTCATTCTTTTGATACAGATATTATGACAATGGACTATCGCGTACGCGGATTCACACGTGATGTGGATGGTCATAAATTATTTATTGATCATGATATTAATTCAATTCAAAACTTTATACCGAAAGAAATTAAAAAAGATTATGACATGATTGATGTGAATGTATATCCGGAAAATATCTTTCACACGAAATGCAAGCTGAAAGATTTTGATCTGAATAATTACTTGTTTGGATATAAAAAAGATTCACTTTCTGATGATGAAGCGTCAGAGATTACAGATAAGCTGAAAATTGAGATGGATGAGATCTTTTACGGAAAGAATATGCGTGCGCATCCGAGAGATCCGTCCAGAAATGAATAA
- a CDS encoding transcriptional regulator, whose product METRVKRRKKKLRKGRTLFTLFVLFIMIAAGYAGSQYWIGYQSTKGAAPELQQGEEFQRSNPENGKRNVLLIGVDSRGEEKSRSDTMMIAQWDSDTDTVKLVSLMRDIYVEIPEYGPYKLNTAFYLDGPELLRKTIDHNFNIPIHDYMIVDFKAFETAVDTIAPNGVDINVEKAMSEKIGVSLEAGQQKLNGQELLGYARFRADSEGDFGRVDRQQQVIEALIDHTVSVSSIARAPKTIGAVQPYLQTSLSESAKLSLFSSLLFSGGGNVERLTVPIEGSYTTPRYEGAGSVLELDWEANQEAIKEFLK is encoded by the coding sequence ATGGAAACAAGAGTAAAAAGAAGAAAGAAAAAGCTGAGAAAAGGGAGAACGCTTTTTACGTTATTCGTTTTGTTTATAATGATTGCTGCAGGTTATGCAGGCAGTCAATATTGGATAGGCTATCAATCTACTAAAGGTGCTGCACCTGAATTACAGCAGGGTGAGGAGTTTCAAAGGTCAAACCCTGAAAACGGGAAAAGAAATGTACTATTGATCGGTGTGGATAGCAGAGGAGAAGAGAAATCAAGATCAGATACAATGATGATTGCACAGTGGGATTCAGATACAGATACTGTTAAGCTTGTTTCATTAATGAGAGATATCTATGTTGAAATACCGGAGTACGGACCATATAAATTGAATACAGCATTTTATCTGGATGGTCCTGAACTGCTGAGAAAAACTATTGATCATAATTTTAATATTCCGATTCACGATTACATGATTGTCGATTTTAAAGCGTTTGAAACAGCTGTCGATACGATCGCACCAAACGGGGTTGATATTAATGTTGAAAAAGCAATGTCTGAGAAGATCGGTGTGTCACTAGAAGCAGGTCAACAAAAGTTAAATGGCCAGGAATTGCTCGGTTATGCAAGGTTCAGAGCCGACAGTGAAGGTGACTTTGGCCGGGTTGACAGACAGCAGCAGGTGATCGAGGCGCTTATTGATCACACAGTAAGCGTGTCTTCAATTGCACGTGCGCCTAAAACGATTGGTGCCGTACAGCCTTACTTGCAGACGAGCTTATCAGAATCAGCAAAATTAAGCCTGTTTTCTAGTTTATTGTTCAGTGGGGGCGGAAATGTTGAAAGGCTGACTGTTCCAATTGAAGGATCTTATACGACACCGCGTTATGAAGGCGCAGGATCAGTGTTAGAGCTCGACTGGGAAGCAAACCAGGAAGCAATTAAAGAGTTTCTTAAATAA
- a CDS encoding short chain dehydrogenase encodes MKFSDIQKKGQPAQHQNQQPGDIDKMNPQPVHDDPNYKGSGKLSGKTALITGGDSGIGKAAAIAFAKEGANLSIVYLDEHDDAKKTKEEVQAYGAKCLILSGDVGNEEFCKLAVSSTVKEFGTLDILVNNAAEQHPQSSIEDISAAQLEKTFKTNIFSMFHLVKASLKHMKEGSTIINTSSVTAYAGNEQLIDYSSTKGAITSFTRSLAKSLTSKKIRVNAVAPGPIWTPLIPSTFPSDQVAEFGAENPQERHGQPAELAPAYVMLASNDSSYMTGQTIHINGGTFVSS; translated from the coding sequence ATGAAATTCTCTGATATTCAAAAAAAAGGACAGCCTGCACAGCATCAGAATCAACAGCCCGGAGACATTGATAAAATGAATCCCCAACCGGTTCATGACGATCCAAACTATAAGGGAAGCGGCAAACTCAGCGGGAAAACTGCACTAATTACTGGTGGAGACAGCGGGATCGGAAAAGCAGCGGCGATTGCCTTCGCTAAAGAAGGAGCAAACCTGTCAATCGTTTATCTTGATGAGCATGATGACGCTAAGAAAACAAAAGAAGAAGTACAGGCATACGGTGCAAAGTGTCTGATTCTAAGCGGGGACGTCGGCAATGAGGAGTTCTGTAAGCTCGCAGTGTCAAGTACTGTTAAAGAGTTCGGCACGCTTGATATTCTTGTTAATAATGCAGCTGAACAGCATCCGCAGAGTTCCATTGAAGACATTAGTGCAGCACAGTTAGAAAAAACTTTTAAAACGAATATTTTTTCAATGTTTCATCTGGTAAAAGCATCATTAAAACATATGAAAGAGGGCAGTACGATTATCAATACAAGCTCAGTTACTGCTTATGCAGGTAATGAACAGCTGATTGATTATTCTTCAACTAAAGGGGCAATTACAAGCTTCACACGATCATTGGCAAAATCATTGACTTCTAAAAAGATCAGGGTTAATGCGGTGGCGCCGGGTCCAATTTGGACGCCGCTGATTCCTTCAACGTTCCCAAGTGATCAGGTAGCGGAATTTGGAGCGGAAAATCCCCAGGAAAGACACGGGCAGCCTGCAGAGCTTGCACCTGCGTATGTAATGCTGGCATCTAATGATAGTTCTTATATGACCGGACAGACAATTCATATTAACGGAGGTACGTTTGTTTCAAGTTAA
- a CDS encoding threonine synthase: MRWKGLIEQYKEWLPVTGETPLLSLNEGNTPLIHLENLSKEWGVSLYVKTEGANPTGSFKDRGMVMAVAKAKEEGSKAIICASTGNTSAAAAAYGARAGLRTIVVIPEGKIALGKLAQARMYGAEIISIEGNFDEALNLVRKISEEEDITLVNSVNPYRLEGQKTAALEVIDQLGQAPDILALPVGNAGNISAYWKGFSEYHQKHGGELPKLLGAQASGAAPIVHGRVFDQPETIATAIRIGHPASWDLALNALKESKGHILEVTDEEILEAYQLIARREGVFAEPASCAPIAAIKKRLEAGEIEKGSTITAVLTGNGLKDPETAINVSDLEPLVIKAELEALRSELKGEVKL; this comes from the coding sequence ATGCGCTGGAAGGGACTTATTGAACAATATAAAGAATGGCTTCCTGTGACAGGAGAGACGCCGTTACTTAGTTTAAACGAAGGCAACACACCTTTGATTCATCTCGAGAATCTTTCAAAGGAGTGGGGTGTTTCACTCTATGTAAAAACTGAAGGAGCAAATCCGACCGGCTCATTTAAAGACCGCGGGATGGTCATGGCTGTCGCAAAAGCAAAAGAAGAAGGAAGTAAAGCCATTATCTGTGCTTCTACAGGAAATACGTCTGCAGCTGCAGCAGCATACGGGGCAAGAGCGGGACTGAGAACAATTGTTGTAATCCCTGAAGGAAAAATTGCGCTTGGTAAGCTTGCACAGGCAAGAATGTACGGAGCTGAGATTATTTCAATAGAAGGAAACTTTGATGAAGCACTGAATCTTGTAAGAAAGATCAGTGAGGAAGAGGATATTACACTTGTGAATTCTGTGAATCCTTACCGTCTTGAAGGTCAGAAAACAGCGGCACTTGAAGTGATTGATCAGTTAGGACAGGCACCTGATATTCTGGCTTTACCTGTAGGAAATGCAGGAAACATTTCAGCTTACTGGAAAGGCTTTTCTGAATATCATCAAAAACATGGAGGCGAGTTACCGAAGCTGCTTGGGGCTCAGGCTTCAGGTGCTGCCCCGATTGTTCATGGCAGAGTGTTTGATCAGCCTGAAACAATTGCAACAGCCATTCGTATAGGCCATCCTGCAAGCTGGGACCTGGCATTAAACGCACTGAAAGAATCAAAAGGTCATATTTTGGAAGTGACTGATGAAGAGATTCTTGAAGCATATCAGCTGATTGCCAGACGGGAAGGCGTCTTCGCAGAGCCGGCGTCATGCGCACCAATTGCAGCAATTAAAAAACGCCTTGAAGCAGGTGAAATTGAAAAAGGTTCAACGATTACCGCTGTTTTGACTGGTAACGGTTTAAAGGATCCTGAAACGGCGATTAATGTATCTGACCTTGAACCTCTGGTCATTAAAGCAGAACTGGAAGCCTTAAGAAGTGAACTTAAGGGGGAGGTGAAGCTGTGA
- a CDS encoding 7-cyano-7-deazaguanine synthase codes for MDKNKAIVVFSGGQDSTTCLFWALEKFDSVEAVTFAYGQRHASEIEAAKEIASDLNVRHHILDMSLLNQLAPSALTRDEEIVQKEGELPSTFVPGRNLMFLSFASVLAHQSGAKHIVTGVCETDFSGYPDCRDAFVKSLNVSVNLSMDKDFVFHTPLMWLDKKETWELADQLNRFEYVRNHTITCYNGVKGDGCGECPACKLRLKGMNEYLNEKEGIR; via the coding sequence ATGGATAAAAATAAAGCCATAGTCGTATTTAGTGGTGGCCAGGACAGTACAACTTGTTTGTTTTGGGCACTTGAAAAATTTGATTCAGTTGAAGCAGTGACTTTCGCTTATGGACAAAGACATGCTTCAGAAATTGAGGCCGCAAAAGAAATTGCGAGTGATTTAAATGTCAGACATCACATACTGGATATGAGTCTGTTGAACCAGCTCGCGCCATCAGCATTAACAAGGGATGAGGAAATAGTCCAAAAAGAAGGCGAGCTTCCATCAACATTCGTTCCTGGAAGAAACCTGATGTTTTTATCTTTTGCTTCCGTTCTTGCTCATCAATCTGGCGCAAAGCATATTGTGACAGGTGTATGCGAGACTGATTTCAGCGGATATCCGGATTGCCGTGATGCTTTCGTAAAGTCTCTTAATGTATCAGTTAATTTATCTATGGATAAAGACTTTGTTTTTCACACGCCGCTGATGTGGCTTGATAAAAAAGAAACGTGGGAGCTTGCAGATCAGCTGAACCGCTTTGAATATGTAAGAAACCACACAATTACCTGCTATAACGGGGTTAAAGGTGACGGATGTGGAGAATGCCCTGCATGTAAGCTACGTCTGAAAGGTATGAATGAGTATCTTAATGAGAAGGAGGGAATCCGATGA